One Spea bombifrons isolate aSpeBom1 chromosome 1, aSpeBom1.2.pri, whole genome shotgun sequence DNA window includes the following coding sequences:
- the SCOC gene encoding short coiled-coil protein isoform X1 yields MDPSMEEPEDDMFSNVSLGEEATDFGALQLRLTPQTPSAMMNTDMDALDVENQVELEEKTRLINQVLELQHTLEDLSARVDAVKEENLKLKSENQVLGQYIENLMSASSVFQTTDTKSKRK; encoded by the exons atggatCCAAGCATGGAAGAACCAGAAGATGATATGTTTAGCAATGTTTCATTAGGAGAAGAAGCCACAG ATTTTGGTGCATTGCAGTTACGGTTGACTCCGCAAACCCCTTCTGCCATGATGAACACTGACATGGATG CTTTGGATGTGGAAAATCAGGTTGAActagaagaaaaaacaagacTGATTAATCAAGTTCTGGAGTTGCAGCACACGTTAGAAG ATCTCTCTGCGCGAGTTGATGCCGTTAAAGAGGAAAACCTGAAACTGAAGTCTGAAAATCAAGTCCTTGGACAATATATTGAGAACCTCATGTCGGCCTCCAGCGTTTTCCAGACTACAGACACCAAAAGCAAGCGGAAGTAG
- the SCOC gene encoding short coiled-coil protein isoform X2 has protein sequence MMNTDMDALDVENQVELEEKTRLINQVLELQHTLEDLSARVDAVKEENLKLKSENQVLGQYIENLMSASSVFQTTDTKSKRK, from the exons ATGATGAACACTGACATGGATG CTTTGGATGTGGAAAATCAGGTTGAActagaagaaaaaacaagacTGATTAATCAAGTTCTGGAGTTGCAGCACACGTTAGAAG ATCTCTCTGCGCGAGTTGATGCCGTTAAAGAGGAAAACCTGAAACTGAAGTCTGAAAATCAAGTCCTTGGACAATATATTGAGAACCTCATGTCGGCCTCCAGCGTTTTCCAGACTACAGACACCAAAAGCAAGCGGAAGTAG